In a single window of the Rhodamnia argentea isolate NSW1041297 chromosome 2, ASM2092103v1, whole genome shotgun sequence genome:
- the LOC125313811 gene encoding glycine-rich protein 5-like, which yields MITYKLLLLVLLGALVCTSGYSRVLLGEKVSFEEKKNFFRRLGYGGGLGGGGGGGFGGGGGGGLGGGAGAGGGAGYGGGVGAGGGLGSGGGLGGGGGGGIGGGGGGGLGGGYGGGAGGGYGGGAGAGGGIGGGAGGGGGGGFGGGGGGGLGGGAGGGFGGGAGAGGGAGGGFP from the coding sequence ATGATCACCTACAAGTTGCTTCTTCTTGTGCTCCTCGGTGCTCTAGTTTGCACCTCTGGCTACTCCAGGGTGCTTTTGGGTGAGAAGGTGTCCTTTGAGGAGAAGAAAAACTTCTTCCGCCGTCTTGGATACGGTGGCGGCCTGGGTGGTGGAGGGGGCGGTGGCTTTGGaggcggtggcggaggaggaTTGGGTGGTGGTGCAGGTGCTGGTGGGGGAGCTGGCTATGGTGGAGGAGTCGGTGCGGGTGGCGGTCTTGGCAGCGGCGGCGGTCTAGGGGGAGGTGGTGGAGGGGGTAttggaggcggcggcggtggaggatTAGGTGGTGGTTATGGTGGGGGAGCTGGTGGTGGATATGGCGGTGGGGCTGGTGCTGGTGGTGGGATAGGTGGCGGAGCTGGAGGAGGCGGTGGTGGAGGGTTTGGTGGCGGTGGGGGTGGTGGTCTAGGTGGAGGAGCTGGAGGAGGGTTTGGTGGAGGAGCTGGTGCTGGTGGAGGAGCTGGTGGTGGATTCCCTTGA